In Bacteroidia bacterium, a genomic segment contains:
- a CDS encoding nucleotidyltransferase family protein — protein MISAILLAAGASRRMGKENKLLLPFRDKPLVAHIADEIIASQPGEVVVVTGHESLKISDVLSGKPVKIVFNPNYLKGMTTSIQAGVAAANEHSSGYMICLSDQPLIYDTEYKMMTANFLKEKINDIGIIQVPVFEEKRGNPVIFSSIYREAILQHQHMEGCREIILQNQIHVRQFAVGKPHILKDIDTPEDYERL, from the coding sequence ATGATCTCAGCAATACTTCTGGCGGCAGGAGCATCCCGTCGTATGGGAAAAGAAAATAAACTCCTTCTTCCCTTCAGGGACAAACCCCTTGTCGCACATATTGCCGATGAAATTATTGCATCACAACCGGGAGAGGTGGTGGTAGTTACAGGGCATGAATCTCTGAAAATATCAGATGTACTGTCAGGCAAACCCGTAAAAATTGTATTTAACCCCAACTACCTAAAGGGAATGACTACCTCTATCCAGGCAGGGGTCGCGGCTGCAAATGAACATTCGTCAGGCTATATGATCTGTCTTAGCGATCAGCCGCTGATATATGATACGGAGTACAAGATGATGACGGCCAATTTTTTAAAAGAGAAAATCAACGATATCGGGATCATTCAGGTGCCGGTTTTTGAAGAAAAAAGAGGAAATCCTGTAATTTTTTCGTCCATTTACCGGGAAGCAATTTTACAGCATCAGCACATGGAAGGTTGCAGGGAAATTATTCTCCAAAACCAGATCCATGTTCGCCAGTTTGCTGTTGGAAAGCCTCATATACTTAAAGATATTGACACTCCCGAAGATTATGAGCGGCTATGA